A window of Aeromicrobium sp. A1-2 contains these coding sequences:
- a CDS encoding class I adenylate-forming enzyme family protein codes for MNAESWSAVDARTILDVLISAHESGPDEPALIYEDGVVVSRRDLFERVERFAGYLACKVEPGDRVAIMLPNRTEYMIAWFAAAACRATLVSINPAAKVHDAGHLVRDSDAKLAIIGEDGRSLFETIRSSCPSLKDVVVVEGSEPDGLDSVGSPGFSLVASAADAQRADITNIYYTSGTTGLPKGCMVDHEYWLRFVDLFQRRYGMGPEDRFLCCLQFFYNDPPWQLLLSLHAGSPLVVMRTFSVRRYWDVVREHRVTIVFGIAATAYFLLGGEPSKDDRNTKVRLGVQVGIVANTHQQLVERWGFPWVEGYGLTETGLIVSMPLDRAEEMVGSGSIGMPCGEVELRIVDHDDNDVAEGSIGQIIVRSPGMMRGYLNRPDETEATMRGGWLHTGDLGCIDDNGFVYFKGRQKDIIRRSGENVAAAEIEEVITVHPGVLEAAIVPVADDARGEEIKAVIVPTDGTESEGDLFKEIVELCLQQLAKYKVPRYFEIRREPFERTPSMRVKKDDLRNVLSEPPEMWDRESSMGW; via the coding sequence GTGAACGCCGAGTCCTGGAGCGCAGTCGACGCTCGGACCATCCTCGACGTGTTGATCAGCGCGCATGAGAGCGGGCCCGATGAGCCGGCCCTCATTTACGAGGATGGAGTTGTCGTCAGCCGTAGGGACCTTTTTGAGAGGGTGGAGAGGTTCGCCGGCTATCTGGCCTGCAAGGTCGAGCCGGGAGACCGGGTGGCGATCATGCTTCCCAATCGGACCGAGTACATGATCGCCTGGTTTGCAGCGGCGGCGTGTCGCGCCACCTTGGTGTCAATCAACCCTGCTGCAAAGGTGCACGATGCGGGCCATCTGGTTCGAGACTCGGACGCGAAGCTAGCGATCATCGGAGAGGATGGGCGGTCGCTCTTCGAAACCATTCGTTCTAGTTGCCCCAGTCTCAAAGACGTCGTCGTAGTGGAGGGCAGCGAGCCCGACGGGCTCGACTCAGTGGGAAGCCCTGGTTTTTCGCTCGTGGCGAGTGCCGCAGATGCGCAACGAGCCGATATCACCAACATCTACTACACCTCAGGGACAACGGGACTCCCCAAGGGCTGCATGGTCGATCACGAGTACTGGTTGCGCTTCGTAGACCTATTCCAGCGGCGGTACGGGATGGGGCCCGAAGACCGATTTCTCTGTTGTCTCCAATTCTTCTACAACGATCCTCCCTGGCAATTGCTGCTCTCGCTGCACGCAGGGAGCCCGCTAGTTGTCATGCGGACCTTCAGCGTTCGCCGTTATTGGGACGTCGTGCGGGAGCACCGAGTAACGATCGTTTTCGGCATCGCGGCGACGGCGTACTTCCTGCTTGGCGGCGAGCCGTCTAAGGATGATCGAAATACCAAGGTTCGACTTGGTGTACAGGTTGGGATAGTGGCGAACACCCATCAACAGCTTGTCGAAAGATGGGGCTTTCCGTGGGTGGAAGGCTACGGGTTGACCGAAACCGGCCTCATCGTCTCCATGCCGCTGGATCGCGCAGAAGAGATGGTCGGAAGCGGCTCTATTGGCATGCCGTGCGGCGAGGTCGAACTCCGCATTGTGGACCACGACGACAACGATGTGGCCGAAGGCAGCATCGGCCAAATCATCGTGCGCTCGCCGGGGATGATGCGCGGCTACCTCAATCGACCCGACGAGACCGAGGCAACCATGCGCGGGGGTTGGCTGCATACCGGTGATTTGGGCTGTATCGACGACAACGGATTCGTCTACTTCAAGGGGCGACAGAAAGACATCATCCGGCGCTCAGGTGAGAACGTGGCGGCCGCCGAGATCGAAGAGGTAATTACCGTGCATCCAGGAGTGCTAGAAGCCGCCATAGTTCCGGTGGCCGATGACGCCAGAGGTGAGGAGATCAAAGCGGTCATCGTGCCGACGGATGGTACGGAATCCGAAGGTGATCTGTTCAAGGAGATCGTCGAACTCTGTCTGCAGCAGTTGGCGAAGTACAAGGTGCCCCGGTATTTCGAAATACGGAGGGAGCCGTTCGAACGCACTCCTTCCATGCGCGTCAAAAAGGATGATCTCCGAAATGTCCTCAGTGAACCTCCTGAGATGTGGGACAGAGAGTCGTCAATGGGTTGGTAG
- the tig gene encoding trigger factor yields MKSTTEALSPTRVKLTIEVPFEEFKPSLDAAYKTIGSQITIPGFRKGKVPAAIVDQRVGRTAVLDEAINSALPGWYNQALQDTKIQPLSQPEIDLAKFVDGEPIEVTAELDVRPELDLPDVSTIEVTVEDSTVADDDIEEQITALRERFATFAEVDRAAAEGDYLTIDLSAAQNGEDIQAAQAEGMPYTIGKATMLDGLDEAVTGLKAGETKTFTTQLVGGELAGQDVDVTVTVKDVKEQQLPELDEEFAQTASEFDTIEELRADLADRVTRGKRMEQANEARDLILDEIVSRIDAPLPESLVAEEITSRREQIEQQLAAAGVEFQTYLDDEEQTIDEFEADLEKRVRDSLVAQFVLDQVVATEEFGIDDAELSQHIMRRAQQSGEDPNSYIQHIMEHNHVPEMVSEVLRGKALASLVESAKVVDKSGNVLELSKLQSDGRYADEVEATDDEAPAEA; encoded by the coding sequence GTGAAAAGCACCACCGAGGCACTGAGCCCGACCCGGGTCAAGCTCACCATCGAGGTGCCGTTCGAGGAGTTCAAGCCCAGCCTCGATGCTGCCTACAAGACCATCGGCTCGCAGATCACGATCCCCGGCTTCCGCAAGGGCAAGGTCCCCGCGGCGATTGTCGACCAGCGTGTCGGCCGCACCGCGGTCCTCGATGAGGCCATCAACTCGGCGCTCCCCGGCTGGTACAACCAGGCCCTGCAGGACACCAAGATCCAGCCCCTGAGCCAGCCCGAGATCGATCTGGCCAAGTTCGTCGACGGCGAGCCGATCGAGGTCACCGCCGAGCTCGACGTGCGCCCCGAGCTTGATCTTCCCGACGTGTCGACGATCGAGGTGACGGTCGAGGACTCGACGGTCGCCGACGACGACATCGAGGAGCAGATCACGGCCCTGCGTGAGCGCTTCGCCACGTTCGCCGAGGTCGACCGCGCCGCCGCTGAGGGTGACTACCTGACGATCGACCTGTCCGCCGCGCAGAACGGCGAGGACATCCAGGCCGCTCAGGCCGAGGGCATGCCCTACACGATCGGCAAGGCCACGATGCTGGACGGTCTCGACGAGGCAGTCACGGGCCTCAAGGCCGGAGAGACGAAGACCTTCACGACGCAGCTTGTCGGCGGCGAGCTCGCCGGGCAGGACGTCGACGTGACCGTCACGGTCAAGGACGTCAAGGAGCAGCAGCTCCCCGAGCTCGACGAGGAGTTCGCCCAGACCGCCTCGGAGTTCGACACGATCGAAGAGCTGCGCGCCGACCTGGCCGACCGCGTCACGCGTGGCAAGCGCATGGAGCAGGCCAACGAGGCCCGCGACCTGATCCTCGACGAGATCGTCAGCCGGATCGACGCCCCACTGCCCGAGAGCCTCGTCGCCGAGGAGATCACGAGCCGTCGTGAGCAGATCGAGCAGCAGCTCGCCGCAGCCGGTGTCGAGTTCCAGACCTACCTCGACGACGAGGAGCAGACGATCGACGAGTTCGAGGCTGACCTCGAGAAGCGGGTGCGCGACTCGCTGGTCGCCCAGTTCGTGCTCGACCAGGTCGTCGCGACCGAGGAGTTCGGCATCGACGACGCCGAGCTGTCGCAGCACATCATGCGCCGCGCCCAGCAGTCCGGCGAGGACCCCAACTCGTACATCCAGCACATTATGGAGCACAACCACGTGCCCGAGATGGTGAGCGAAGTGCTGCGTGGCAAGGCGCTCGCATCGCTCGTGGAGTCGGCCAAGGTCGTCGACAAGTCCGGCAACGTGCTCGAGCTGTCCAAGCTGCAGTCCGATGGCCGCTACGCCGACGAGGTCGAGGCCACCGACGACGAGGCTCCTGCCGAGGCGTGA
- a CDS encoding (d)CMP kinase, which yields MTSQRYADLIGLVHQREPACGSTRVVAVDGPSGSGKTSLADQLAEMAGAPVLHLDDVYPGWHGLAATPPMVARSVLDAIAVDAVGAIHRWDWAHDRPGPVMHVPPAPVLILDGVGSGAAVIRPFLSLLIWVDAPTELRKRRALARDGETYAPFWDIWAAQEAAHFHADETRRHADVLARTDG from the coding sequence GTGACTTCGCAGCGGTATGCCGACCTGATCGGACTGGTCCACCAACGGGAGCCCGCGTGCGGCTCGACCCGGGTCGTCGCGGTCGATGGACCCAGCGGTTCGGGCAAGACCAGCCTGGCCGACCAACTCGCCGAGATGGCCGGGGCGCCGGTGCTCCATCTCGATGACGTCTACCCGGGGTGGCACGGCCTCGCCGCAACTCCGCCGATGGTCGCGCGCTCGGTACTCGACGCCATCGCGGTTGACGCGGTCGGAGCGATCCACCGCTGGGACTGGGCGCATGACCGACCCGGGCCGGTCATGCACGTCCCGCCAGCACCTGTGCTGATCCTGGATGGGGTGGGCAGCGGAGCTGCGGTGATCCGTCCGTTCCTCAGCCTGCTGATCTGGGTCGACGCCCCGACCGAGCTCCGCAAGCGACGCGCCCTCGCCCGGGACGGCGAGACCTACGCGCCGTTCTGGGACATCTGGGCGGCGCAGGAGGCTGCACACTTCCACGCCGACGAGACCCGTCGCCATGCGGACGTCCTCGCCCGCACCGATGGGTGA
- a CDS encoding helix-turn-helix domain-containing protein codes for MVVTSDRESRRVTCREVTPLVTTTPDPLLTFPQAAEYLQHAVSERTLRRLVARGDLQALRIGDKLVRLRVSALENYLTRSEL; via the coding sequence GTGGTCGTCACCAGCGACCGGGAGTCGCGCCGGGTGACCTGCCGGGAAGTGACACCTCTCGTGACCACCACCCCTGATCCGCTGCTGACGTTCCCCCAAGCAGCCGAGTACCTGCAGCACGCCGTCTCCGAAAGAACGCTGCGGCGCCTTGTTGCCCGTGGGGATCTCCAAGCCCTGCGCATCGGCGACAAACTCGTGCGCCTGCGCGTTTCGGCCCTGGAGAACTACCTCACCAGGAGCGAACTATGA
- a CDS encoding N-acyl homoserine lactonase family protein: protein MTKMYAFHGGGEQLTRSVIDPFDDDCGAIIDAPYFFYMIQHPEGTILFDTGAHVSFIDDPRTRLGEGADKYAISMSTGDDVVSQIASVGVEPESIDVIVPSHLHYDHCGGMEFFPNARIYLQRAELEFANNPPIYQRDVYVPADYEQPLDWNLLDGEHDVFNDGSVVIFPTPGHTPGHQSMLVRLKDSAFILVGDAAYDPEKMQQRRLPAVIWSPDEMIASWELLEAKQREYDAELIFTHDINFREKTRVAPAEWYE from the coding sequence ATGACCAAGATGTACGCATTTCATGGCGGTGGCGAACAGCTGACGAGATCAGTCATTGATCCATTCGATGATGATTGCGGGGCGATTATCGATGCTCCCTATTTCTTCTACATGATTCAACATCCTGAAGGAACGATCCTCTTCGATACGGGCGCTCATGTTTCATTCATCGACGACCCTCGCACGCGGCTCGGCGAGGGCGCTGACAAGTATGCAATCAGCATGAGCACGGGCGACGATGTAGTGAGCCAAATTGCTTCGGTCGGGGTCGAGCCTGAGTCGATCGACGTGATTGTGCCGTCCCACCTGCACTACGACCATTGCGGTGGGATGGAGTTCTTCCCGAACGCGAGAATCTATCTGCAGCGGGCAGAGCTTGAGTTCGCAAATAACCCTCCGATCTACCAACGCGATGTCTACGTGCCGGCCGATTACGAGCAACCACTGGACTGGAACCTGCTTGACGGTGAACACGACGTGTTCAACGACGGCAGCGTCGTCATTTTTCCCACGCCAGGGCACACCCCGGGACATCAATCAATGTTGGTGAGATTGAAAGACAGCGCTTTCATCCTCGTCGGTGACGCTGCATACGATCCCGAGAAAATGCAGCAACGTAGGCTGCCGGCCGTGATTTGGAGTCCCGACGAAATGATCGCGAGTTGGGAACTGCTTGAGGCCAAACAGCGGGAGTACGATGCGGAGCTCATCTTCACCCACGACATCAACTTCCGCGAGAAGACACGTGTCGCTCCCGCGGAGTGGTACGAGTGA
- a CDS encoding TetR/AcrR family transcriptional regulator codes for MRRALTGSKNTSSTTVSPESTEARIASSALRLFATKGFAASGIREIASAAGITTASLYHYMGTKEDLLVHLMRTSLERFVTVGRQSLEGLTSPAECLAALVRIHVATEGLHPLMSIVNDSEVRSLIGASKDAVMRVRDEYEALWSQTIKSGVEQGIFHVAEPSLARLALLEMCNGVAHWYVAEERLALGEVSDHFADMALALVDAQSDGKRLAVSTLGMRPASFEIGLVQRIYSEYK; via the coding sequence GTGCGTCGTGCCCTCACAGGCTCGAAGAACACTTCGTCGACGACGGTCTCTCCGGAATCAACGGAAGCTCGTATCGCTAGTTCCGCGCTGCGATTGTTTGCAACGAAAGGATTTGCGGCCTCTGGCATTCGCGAAATTGCAAGTGCGGCCGGCATCACAACAGCTTCGCTCTATCACTACATGGGCACGAAGGAAGATCTGCTCGTTCATCTGATGCGCACCAGTCTCGAGCGCTTCGTAACCGTGGGTCGGCAGTCCTTGGAGGGCCTGACAAGTCCAGCTGAATGCCTGGCGGCTCTCGTTCGGATACACGTCGCGACGGAAGGGCTCCACCCCCTCATGTCGATCGTCAATGACAGTGAGGTTCGGAGCCTGATAGGTGCGTCGAAAGATGCGGTGATGCGCGTACGCGATGAGTACGAAGCGCTCTGGAGTCAAACCATTAAGTCGGGTGTCGAGCAGGGCATTTTTCACGTGGCAGAGCCAAGCTTGGCCAGACTCGCTCTGCTCGAGATGTGCAATGGAGTCGCGCACTGGTATGTCGCTGAAGAAAGGTTGGCACTGGGCGAGGTGAGCGATCACTTCGCGGACATGGCTCTGGCGCTGGTTGACGCGCAGAGCGATGGTAAACGACTGGCCGTTTCCACTTTAGGAATGCGACCGGCCTCCTTTGAGATCGGCTTAGTCCAGAGGATCTATTCTGAATACAAGTGA
- a CDS encoding histone-like nucleoid-structuring protein Lsr2: MTTTSKPSQGAQNKRRKAPRRAFGTVRQLSSGRWQARWEDSRGRTHSGPQTFESQRHADDWLTTVRADLVRGVWRSPDLGSATLATFMAQWIDQRTDLALSTREGYRTALARWIDRELMLEAPRGGKAIGVHLGAQPLNALSPATIREWYAAAHSTQVRERIDRSRNGQHRHAVQRQPTAPIRAWGRSNGWKVAETGRLPANFLDAWQAADSPGAPHAPASPAGADLSGRPAAVVVQAYRYLRACLNAALDDGLITANPCRVKRGGLVVAAERPHATPDEVRALCAAMPPRFAEAVDVAAWSALRAGELFALARRHVDLDAGTITVERALIDVAGHPRTFGSPKTVASLRTVALPSSVVQRLSDHMEVYTAEGPDALVFAHADGTSLSRDQRGQMFDRARRTVGRPDLRWHDLRHTGATLAARAGASIRELQHRLGHSTFAAAMRYQHASADRDRELAERLDVYAAADQPGNATVLRLA, from the coding sequence ATGACCACCACTTCGAAGCCCTCTCAAGGCGCCCAGAACAAGCGCCGTAAGGCACCACGCCGAGCATTCGGCACCGTCCGACAATTGTCCTCGGGGCGGTGGCAGGCGCGCTGGGAGGACAGCCGCGGACGCACCCACAGCGGCCCGCAGACTTTTGAGTCCCAGCGCCACGCCGACGACTGGTTGACCACGGTGCGAGCCGACCTCGTCCGCGGAGTCTGGCGCTCACCAGATCTTGGCAGCGCCACCCTTGCGACCTTCATGGCTCAGTGGATCGATCAGCGCACCGACCTGGCTCTGTCCACACGTGAGGGATACCGCACCGCCTTGGCGCGGTGGATCGACCGCGAGCTGATGCTTGAGGCTCCTCGCGGCGGGAAGGCGATCGGTGTCCACCTCGGCGCTCAGCCCCTCAACGCGCTGAGCCCGGCCACGATCCGCGAGTGGTACGCCGCTGCGCACTCCACCCAGGTCCGCGAGCGCATCGACCGCAGCAGGAACGGCCAGCACCGTCACGCCGTACAGCGCCAACCCACGGCACCGATCCGAGCCTGGGGGCGCTCGAACGGCTGGAAGGTCGCTGAGACAGGGCGCCTGCCCGCCAACTTCCTGGACGCCTGGCAGGCGGCAGACAGCCCTGGCGCACCTCACGCACCTGCATCGCCAGCTGGTGCGGACCTGTCGGGGCGGCCGGCCGCTGTGGTGGTGCAGGCCTACCGGTACCTACGGGCGTGCCTGAACGCTGCTCTGGACGACGGCCTGATCACGGCCAATCCGTGCCGGGTCAAGCGAGGTGGGCTGGTCGTCGCGGCTGAACGCCCGCACGCCACCCCCGATGAGGTCCGCGCCCTGTGCGCAGCGATGCCACCGAGGTTCGCCGAGGCGGTTGACGTTGCGGCGTGGTCGGCTCTGCGCGCCGGGGAGCTGTTCGCGTTGGCCAGGCGCCACGTCGACCTCGACGCCGGCACCATCACCGTCGAGCGCGCGCTGATCGACGTTGCGGGCCACCCCCGAACGTTCGGCTCACCCAAGACTGTGGCCAGTCTGCGCACCGTGGCGTTGCCGTCCTCGGTGGTCCAGCGGCTGAGCGATCACATGGAGGTCTACACCGCCGAAGGACCCGACGCGCTGGTGTTCGCACACGCCGACGGCACGTCGTTGTCGCGCGACCAAAGAGGGCAGATGTTCGACCGGGCCCGTCGTACGGTCGGCCGACCGGACCTGCGCTGGCACGACCTGCGGCACACCGGAGCGACGCTCGCTGCACGAGCAGGAGCCTCGATCCGCGAGCTGCAGCACCGCCTCGGACACTCGACGTTCGCTGCCGCGATGCGATACCAGCACGCCAGCGCAGACCGCGACCGTGAACTGGCCGAAAGGCTCGACGTCTATGCCGCTGCCGACCAGCCAGGGAACGCCACTGTTCTGCGACTGGCATGA
- a CDS encoding enoyl-CoA hydratase/isomerase family protein: protein MSVLIEVSDGIAVITIDRPSKLNAMDPDAYEAIGEAFLRIENDPDILVGIVTGVGHKAFSAGADLKEMHSDRPDDAGWEPWRPTRWDFGLGTSKPLIAAVNGYALAGGLELALVCDIRIASSSAVFGAPEVKWDLLDGYGAYRLPRVVGLSNAMDLLLTGRFIDAEEALRIGLVSQIVEGGALMQHAQEIAQTICANGSLAVRMTKELVQRGLDSSVEAHFRLMHMFYDRIDGSDSQRERLDSFASKRPSGRPSTSIPDQPNSLTEGSR, encoded by the coding sequence ATGTCTGTACTGATTGAAGTTAGCGACGGGATCGCCGTCATCACAATTGATCGGCCTAGCAAGCTCAACGCGATGGACCCCGATGCGTACGAGGCAATCGGCGAAGCCTTTCTGAGAATCGAGAACGATCCCGACATCCTGGTTGGAATCGTTACCGGCGTCGGGCATAAGGCCTTCAGCGCGGGAGCGGACCTGAAGGAGATGCACAGCGACCGACCTGATGACGCCGGCTGGGAACCGTGGCGCCCTACGCGGTGGGATTTCGGACTCGGCACATCCAAGCCGTTGATTGCGGCAGTCAATGGTTACGCCCTTGCCGGCGGGCTCGAACTCGCTCTGGTGTGCGATATCCGAATCGCTTCCTCCAGCGCCGTGTTTGGAGCCCCCGAGGTCAAATGGGATCTCCTCGACGGCTACGGCGCCTATCGGCTGCCACGAGTCGTGGGGCTTTCGAATGCGATGGATCTTCTCTTGACAGGCCGCTTTATAGACGCCGAAGAGGCGTTGCGCATCGGACTCGTAAGTCAGATCGTCGAGGGTGGCGCGCTCATGCAGCACGCGCAGGAAATTGCTCAGACGATTTGCGCGAACGGGTCTTTGGCAGTGCGCATGACGAAGGAGCTCGTGCAGCGGGGGCTGGACAGCTCGGTCGAGGCGCACTTCCGCCTCATGCATATGTTCTACGACCGCATTGACGGATCCGACAGTCAGCGCGAGAGGCTAGATTCCTTCGCAAGCAAGCGACCGTCAGGCCGGCCCTCAACTTCAATTCCAGACCAACCAAACAGCCTGACGGAGGGTTCACGATGA
- a CDS encoding APC family permease → MTNLNTPPESPPRRLEADSIGLSGAVAQSAALVGPAAGAIVGTIFVAGLAGPAASLAFLIGTAICLCIAKVIGDHARFFPSAGSFYTYLTQSFGPRTGFVGGLLLFGAYLLLLPFQLAFFGTFVSSLFKSGWGWDLPWQIPAALLVALSVGLAVAGVAYSLNAGLIGLGVEVAILAIFSLTILVQGGANGLSLEPFNPTASPKGFIGGVMLACVFTIFAFVGFESATTLGEEVREPRKIIPQAVMLTTLVIGFFFLLVSYTATIGFGATTAGAAELAADPAAFNTLALEFGGPWLSILINLALISSFVALNVVTVNAGSRMLYALGRDHMLPESLSALNSRNAPGAAACWIGGTGIAATLLFGGIWGPGDYANWSAFFATFFFIAAYTLLCIGILRYKRQQRGSKRPTGREMLSDVVPVIALAGLALVLYGNVHPLPPSPLRYFIWITVVLIIAASAVAVYLGRTQPERLRRAGQLLAGEEVT, encoded by the coding sequence ATGACGAATCTAAATACCCCGCCCGAATCGCCGCCGAGGCGGCTGGAAGCCGATTCGATCGGATTGTCCGGCGCGGTCGCGCAGTCAGCAGCTCTGGTGGGTCCCGCGGCGGGCGCGATTGTCGGCACCATTTTTGTTGCTGGATTGGCAGGGCCGGCGGCTAGTCTCGCTTTCCTTATTGGAACTGCGATTTGCTTGTGCATTGCGAAGGTGATCGGTGATCACGCCCGGTTTTTCCCTAGTGCCGGATCGTTCTACACCTACCTGACGCAGAGTTTTGGACCCAGAACGGGATTCGTAGGAGGCCTCCTGCTCTTCGGGGCCTATCTTCTCCTGCTTCCATTTCAGCTGGCGTTCTTCGGCACGTTCGTGAGCAGTCTGTTCAAGAGCGGCTGGGGGTGGGATTTGCCGTGGCAGATCCCCGCCGCGCTCTTGGTGGCCCTGAGCGTAGGCCTCGCCGTTGCAGGGGTGGCCTACTCGTTGAACGCCGGCCTCATCGGGCTAGGCGTGGAGGTCGCCATCCTGGCCATCTTCTCGTTGACAATTCTCGTGCAAGGTGGGGCGAACGGTCTTTCGCTCGAGCCCTTCAACCCGACGGCATCGCCAAAGGGCTTCATCGGCGGCGTAATGCTCGCCTGTGTCTTTACGATCTTCGCTTTCGTTGGTTTCGAATCCGCAACGACGCTAGGGGAAGAGGTGCGTGAACCCCGCAAGATCATTCCTCAAGCCGTCATGTTGACGACTCTTGTCATCGGCTTCTTCTTTCTCCTAGTGAGCTACACCGCCACGATCGGGTTCGGTGCGACGACCGCTGGCGCCGCCGAACTTGCTGCTGACCCGGCCGCGTTCAACACACTGGCCTTGGAGTTCGGCGGCCCCTGGCTATCGATCTTGATTAACCTTGCGCTTATTTCGAGCTTTGTGGCTCTGAATGTTGTCACGGTGAATGCAGGCTCCAGGATGCTGTACGCCCTGGGGCGAGACCACATGTTGCCTGAATCGCTGAGTGCGCTGAACTCGCGAAACGCCCCGGGCGCGGCCGCTTGCTGGATTGGTGGAACTGGGATCGCTGCCACCTTGCTGTTCGGCGGCATCTGGGGACCCGGCGACTACGCCAACTGGTCAGCGTTCTTCGCGACGTTCTTTTTCATTGCGGCTTACACGTTGTTGTGTATTGGAATTCTCCGCTACAAGCGGCAGCAGAGAGGGAGTAAGCGCCCCACCGGCCGCGAGATGTTGAGTGACGTAGTCCCGGTGATTGCGCTAGCAGGGCTGGCTCTCGTTTTGTACGGAAACGTGCATCCCCTCCCGCCGTCTCCTCTTCGCTACTTCATCTGGATCACCGTCGTTTTGATCATCGCAGCCAGTGCCGTCGCGGTCTATCTCGGTAGAACCCAACCCGAGCGCCTGCGCCGCGCGGGGCAGCTGCTGGCCGGTGAGGAAGTGACCTGA
- a CDS encoding amidohydrolase family protein, with translation MIVNFRVRLPQELRPEETLQSEFHQQYDAVLDLSSNRNRTFFQLQEDMAVAAVDHAVVHAEYEDGDPADALNEAVAKIVNDDPQHFSGFGTISMEKFSIRRATQQVEKVASLGLSGVAFQPSFAGMPMDDRLLYPVYAKAAELGLPVALHTGVNYTTHRPLKNEHPLQLDQVACDFPELTLIACHAGWPWVPDLVAVMRKHPSVFAEFGGLSPKYVLATGTGWEVMHRFMNSLLAEQVLFGTDWPVFPMDRALAEWSDGDLKPHVLRALTGGNAERMLGLG, from the coding sequence ATGATAGTCAATTTCAGGGTCAGGCTTCCGCAGGAGCTTCGTCCCGAAGAAACTTTGCAGTCCGAATTCCATCAGCAATACGACGCGGTCCTCGATCTATCGTCCAATCGCAACCGAACATTCTTCCAATTGCAGGAGGACATGGCCGTCGCCGCGGTCGACCATGCAGTTGTCCACGCTGAATATGAGGATGGTGACCCGGCTGACGCCCTCAACGAGGCCGTCGCGAAAATCGTGAACGACGACCCGCAGCACTTTTCCGGGTTCGGAACGATCTCGATGGAGAAGTTCAGCATCCGACGGGCCACCCAGCAGGTTGAGAAGGTCGCGTCGCTCGGCCTCTCAGGCGTCGCATTCCAGCCGTCCTTCGCCGGAATGCCAATGGACGATCGTCTTCTCTATCCCGTATACGCAAAGGCGGCCGAACTTGGTCTTCCGGTCGCGCTTCACACTGGTGTGAACTACACGACTCACAGGCCGCTCAAAAATGAGCATCCTCTGCAACTCGATCAGGTTGCCTGCGATTTCCCGGAGCTCACGCTCATTGCCTGCCACGCCGGTTGGCCCTGGGTACCAGACTTGGTTGCGGTGATGCGGAAGCACCCTTCCGTGTTCGCAGAATTCGGCGGTCTCTCTCCGAAATATGTTCTTGCCACCGGCACCGGCTGGGAGGTCATGCACCGCTTCATGAACAGTTTGCTGGCGGAACAGGTACTTTTCGGAACAGACTGGCCTGTCTTTCCAATGGACCGAGCGCTTGCAGAGTGGTCGGACGGAGACCTCAAGCCTCACGTTCTGAGAGCATTAACCGGGGGAAATGCCGAGCGGATGTTAGGCCTCGGCTAA